The following proteins come from a genomic window of bacterium:
- a CDS encoding Crp/Fnr family transcriptional regulator produces the protein MTEPSSPTQLSIPYHRDAIWNVRDLRLFETLTPRQLRKLKPLFEVRHYRQGEVLFQTGDTGNMLYFVEKGAIKVSLISAEGDERILDIFKPGDTFGELFVSQGHHRTATAQALSAAVVRTLTEDAFKRMMQVVPDVCHYFVRSLVEDQRHTLVRLEAVMHMGAGPRLLTFLLDLAQRCGRRTNGYSTLVPGRITQEELARMVGLNRTTVTLLINRYRRKGVLGGRRNILLIHPARARAFLQKAGLTRA, from the coding sequence ATGACCGAGCCTTCAAGTCCCACTCAACTGAGCATCCCGTACCATCGGGATGCGATCTGGAACGTTCGTGATCTGCGGCTGTTTGAGACGCTGACGCCTCGGCAGCTTCGCAAACTCAAACCGCTTTTTGAGGTACGTCACTACCGGCAGGGTGAGGTCCTGTTCCAGACAGGCGACACGGGGAATATGCTCTATTTCGTCGAGAAAGGGGCGATTAAGGTCAGCCTCATCTCGGCCGAGGGCGATGAGCGTATTTTGGACATTTTCAAGCCGGGGGACACCTTTGGCGAACTCTTCGTCAGTCAGGGTCACCATCGAACGGCCACGGCTCAGGCGCTTTCGGCCGCGGTTGTACGGACCCTGACGGAGGATGCGTTCAAACGGATGATGCAAGTGGTGCCGGACGTGTGTCATTATTTCGTGCGTTCCCTCGTCGAGGACCAACGGCACACGCTCGTCCGTTTGGAAGCGGTGATGCACATGGGAGCCGGGCCTCGCTTGTTGACGTTTCTGCTGGACTTGGCTCAGCGTTGTGGCCGCCGAACAAACGGTTACTCAACGCTGGTGCCGGGCCGGATTACGCAGGAAGAGCTTGCCCGCATGGTGGGTCTCAATCGGACCACCGTCACGTTGCTCATCAATAGGTATCGCCGCAAGGGCGTCCTCGGCGGCCGAAGGAATATCTTGCTGATTCATCCTGCGCGCGCACGCGCGTTCCTCCAAAAGGCTGGGCTCACGCGCGCCTAA
- a CDS encoding Crp/Fnr family transcriptional regulator, translating to MGREARGRKRTELRKPQTRRASIRKEKLDITTFFHGKGFTSLEYGEQRSVFSQGDSATAVFYIRSGRIKITVVSRQGKEAVVALLQAGDFFGEGCFVGQPLRMTSATAMTPCALWRVEKSTLLRLLHRNQEFSDFFVAHLLTRTIRLEADLVDHLFNSAEKRLARALLLLAHVGDARELPVAPKISQETLAEMIGTTRERVSFFMNKFRKLGLLDYNGGLRIYSSLMTVVLNDQPDDHNT from the coding sequence GTGGGAAGAGAGGCGCGCGGCCGAAAACGGACTGAACTGCGGAAGCCGCAGACACGGAGAGCGAGCATCCGCAAAGAAAAACTTGACATCACGACATTCTTCCATGGGAAAGGGTTCACGTCACTTGAGTATGGGGAACAACGCTCCGTTTTTTCCCAGGGGGACTCCGCCACTGCTGTATTCTACATCCGCAGCGGACGGATCAAAATCACGGTCGTGTCCAGGCAGGGGAAGGAAGCGGTCGTCGCGCTTCTCCAAGCCGGCGACTTCTTTGGTGAAGGCTGCTTCGTCGGCCAGCCCTTGCGAATGACGAGTGCGACCGCGATGACGCCCTGCGCGCTCTGGAGAGTCGAGAAGAGCACACTCTTGCGCCTCCTCCATCGCAACCAAGAATTTTCAGACTTCTTTGTCGCGCACCTATTGACGCGGACCATCCGCTTGGAGGCAGACCTCGTTGATCATCTCTTCAATTCGGCCGAGAAACGGCTGGCGCGCGCCCTTCTGTTGCTGGCTCACGTCGGCGACGCGCGGGAGCTCCCCGTCGCGCCGAAGATCAGCCAGGAAACGCTCGCAGAGATGATCGGCACGACGCGAGAACGGGTGAGTTTCTTCATGAACAAATTTAGAAAACTCGGGTTACTCGACTACAATGGCGGATTGCGTATTTACAGCTCGCTCATGACCGTCGTCTTAAATGACCAGCCTGATGATCACAACACGTAG
- a CDS encoding Crp/Fnr family transcriptional regulator has protein sequence MAKREKAQFPHRRVLEQLSEGKRILGYHKNRILFAQGDPADAVFYIREGKIKLTVTSQQGKEAVVAIIGAGDFLGEGCLAGQPLRMATAIAMTDGSSLRIEKKTMNDLLHQRGTFSEEFMAHLLSRNIRVEEDLVDQLFNSSEKRLARTLLLLAQFGKEGKPETIVPKISQETLAEIVGTTRSRVSYFMNKFRRLGFLEYNGEMNIHSTLLNVILYDKTPESRRVE, from the coding sequence ATGGCAAAGAGAGAAAAGGCGCAGTTTCCCCATCGACGCGTGCTCGAGCAGCTCAGCGAGGGCAAGCGCATCCTCGGGTATCACAAGAACCGCATTCTCTTCGCGCAAGGTGATCCCGCGGACGCCGTTTTTTACATTCGAGAGGGTAAGATTAAGCTGACGGTCACATCCCAACAGGGCAAGGAAGCGGTAGTGGCCATCATCGGCGCCGGCGACTTTCTCGGGGAAGGCTGCCTCGCCGGGCAACCGCTACGGATGGCGACCGCCATCGCCATGACCGATGGTTCGAGCCTTCGCATCGAAAAGAAAACGATGAACGACCTGTTGCACCAACGCGGCACGTTCTCCGAGGAGTTCATGGCCCACTTGCTCAGTCGCAACATTCGAGTTGAAGAGGACCTTGTCGACCAACTGTTCAATTCCAGCGAGAAGCGGCTGGCCAGAACGCTCTTGCTGCTGGCGCAGTTTGGCAAAGAGGGCAAACCTGAGACCATCGTGCCGAAGATCAGCCAAGAGACGCTCGCGGAGATCGTGGGTACGACGCGGTCAAGAGTGAGCTACTTCATGAACAAGTTTAGACGGTTGGGTTTCCTCGAATATAATGGCGAAATGAACATTCACAGTACCCTCTTGAACGTCATCCTCTACGACAAGACCCCGGAGTCCCGGCGCGTCGAGTAG
- a CDS encoding YSC84-related protein, producing MRTRRFSRVIVGAICLSLLGSLLLPGVSQARTAQQIDASVNTALARFTHQVRGSKEFLQDAKGVLVLADVYQAGFGVGAEYGEGALRIHSKTASYYNIKAGSVGFQIGAQKKDIILVFLQQKALTDFRAKNGWQAGVDGSVVLVNLGAQASIDSTKFNQPIVGFVVGQEGLMYNLTLEGSKISKMPK from the coding sequence ATGAGAACGCGCAGATTCAGCAGGGTAATTGTTGGGGCCATTTGTCTTTCTCTCTTGGGCAGCTTGCTGCTGCCGGGCGTGTCCCAGGCGAGGACGGCGCAGCAGATTGACGCGAGCGTGAATACGGCGCTGGCCCGGTTCACGCACCAGGTGCGAGGATCCAAAGAGTTCCTCCAGGACGCCAAGGGTGTCCTCGTCTTGGCGGATGTCTATCAGGCCGGGTTCGGGGTTGGGGCGGAATACGGCGAGGGCGCGCTGCGCATCCACAGCAAGACCGCCTCGTACTATAACATCAAGGCCGGATCGGTCGGGTTTCAGATCGGCGCCCAGAAGAAGGACATCATCCTGGTGTTCCTGCAGCAGAAGGCGCTCACGGACTTCCGGGCCAAGAACGGCTGGCAGGCGGGCGTTGACGGATCGGTGGTGCTCGTGAACCTGGGGGCGCAAGCCTCCATCGACTCCACGAAATTCAACCAGCCGATCGTGGGATTTGTGGTGGGCCAGGAGGGTCTGATGTACAACCTGACCCTGGAGGGGTCGAAGATCTCCAAGATGCCGAAATAG
- a CDS encoding YtxH domain-containing protein gives MTERRDFAVGIFIGGMIGLAFGLLFAPQAGSDTRDRIRRESERLRDRARMTAEGVAEQARRAAGDLADRARTGADDLVSRARDAAGEAVSRGRSAFEERADRLRRACDAGRDTAGGTLEESTHLGEPEN, from the coding sequence ATGACCGAACGCCGTGATTTTGCTGTTGGGATCTTTATCGGCGGAATGATCGGACTGGCCTTCGGACTGCTGTTCGCGCCGCAGGCTGGCAGTGACACCCGCGACCGCATCCGGCGGGAAAGCGAACGTCTTCGCGACCGGGCGAGGATGACGGCAGAGGGCGTCGCCGAGCAGGCCCGCCGGGCCGCCGGCGACCTGGCCGACCGGGCGCGCACCGGCGCCGATGACTTGGTATCGCGCGCGCGGGACGCGGCCGGCGAGGCGGTGTCACGAGGCCGGTCGGCGTTCGAGGAGCGGGCCGACCGTCTCCGCCGCGCGTGCGATGCGGGGCGTGACACTGCGGGCGGCACCCTGGAGGAGTCCACGCACCTTGGCGAGCCGGAGAATTGA
- a CDS encoding SDR family oxidoreductase has translation MTEYQSKVVWLTGGGGRIGRSIAQMFAREGARVAVCDLDTPRAAAVAAAIQNSGGTAIAVVRDVSREADVESMLADVTASLGPVDILVNCHGTAPNAPILDMDLATWQAPFLVNTQGCFLTCRAAARQMVARGARGSIVNVSSGAATSARPGAAAYCGSKAAIDMLTQVLATELGPCGIRVNAVSPGVVTEAPLRRGEATHPYLNLMIEMTPLGRTGVPSDVAEAVLMLASEKLSWVTGANLQVSGGSHCGRTNAPLTVRLSR, from the coding sequence GTGACGGAGTATCAGAGCAAGGTCGTCTGGCTGACCGGCGGCGGAGGACGCATCGGGCGTAGCATCGCCCAAATGTTCGCCCGCGAAGGCGCCCGGGTGGCCGTATGCGATCTCGATACCCCTCGCGCGGCCGCAGTCGCTGCCGCGATCCAGAACTCCGGAGGGACAGCGATCGCGGTGGTTCGGGATGTAAGTCGCGAGGCGGATGTCGAGAGCATGCTTGCCGACGTTACAGCGTCGTTGGGGCCGGTCGATATCCTAGTGAATTGCCACGGCACCGCTCCTAATGCCCCGATCCTTGACATGGACCTCGCGACCTGGCAGGCGCCCTTCCTGGTGAATACACAGGGCTGTTTTCTGACCTGTCGCGCTGCGGCGCGCCAGATGGTTGCGCGGGGCGCTCGCGGTTCGATCGTCAACGTTTCGTCGGGGGCGGCCACCTCGGCGCGCCCGGGCGCCGCTGCATATTGCGGATCGAAAGCGGCGATCGATATGCTTACGCAGGTCCTCGCAACCGAGTTGGGCCCCTGCGGCATCCGCGTGAATGCCGTCAGTCCGGGGGTGGTCACCGAGGCCCCACTGCGCCGAGGTGAGGCGACACATCCGTACTTGAACCTCATGATCGAGATGACGCCCCTCGGACGCACCGGCGTCCCCTCGGACGTCGCGGAGGCCGTGCTGATGCTGGCATCGGAAAAACTCTCGTGGGTCACCGGTGCCAATCTGCAGGTAAGCGGCGGCTCACACTGCGGACGGACAAACGCGCCACTGACCGTCCGGCTGTCGCGATAG
- a CDS encoding ChaN family lipoprotein has protein sequence MSAASPGAICVSVMLSLGAAGPTVAPGLYGGFTAQPVTLEGALQDVRSGEVVVIGEQHDVPAHHENQLAVLRALKNLKLNVGVGFELFSYPDQPWLDRYLDGEIPESVFLQKVHWDGLLFEWYRPLILFPREAGGQARAFNAPAHLAAALARQGLVRLSAEERSWLPPGFRLGNALYFERFAREARQHGAITAPQTRRFFAAQSAWDDTMAWQASEYLKAHPDHTLAVIVGDFHVSYGGGLPDRLRSRSITNILVISQVNGYGLSDGEVRRLLEPDPRYGARGDFVWLTRERPRR, from the coding sequence ATGAGCGCGGCATCGCCCGGGGCGATTTGCGTAAGCGTGATGCTTTCCCTCGGGGCAGCAGGGCCAACCGTCGCGCCGGGCCTCTACGGCGGTTTCACCGCCCAACCGGTAACCCTCGAGGGCGCGTTGCAGGACGTGCGTTCAGGGGAGGTCGTCGTTATCGGCGAGCAGCATGACGTGCCGGCGCACCACGAAAACCAGCTCGCCGTCCTGCGGGCGCTGAAGAATCTCAAGCTCAACGTCGGCGTGGGATTCGAGCTGTTCTCCTACCCCGATCAACCCTGGCTGGATCGCTACTTGGACGGCGAGATACCGGAATCTGTGTTCCTGCAGAAAGTTCATTGGGACGGCCTTCTCTTTGAATGGTACCGGCCGCTGATCCTGTTCCCGCGCGAGGCCGGCGGTCAGGCACGTGCGTTTAACGCACCGGCGCATCTCGCCGCGGCGTTGGCGCGACAGGGGCTGGTGCGGCTCTCGGCCGAGGAACGGTCTTGGCTGCCGCCGGGGTTCCGGCTGGGCAATGCGCTGTACTTCGAGCGCTTCGCAAGAGAAGCGCGGCAACACGGTGCCATCACAGCGCCGCAGACTCGCAGGTTCTTCGCCGCGCAGAGCGCGTGGGACGACACGATGGCGTGGCAGGCGTCTGAGTACCTGAAGGCGCACCCGGACCACACACTTGCGGTCATCGTCGGCGATTTTCACGTGAGTTACGGGGGCGGCCTGCCGGATCGGCTGCGGAGCCGGAGCATCACGAACATCCTCGTTATCTCTCAGGTCAATGGATACGGGCTAAGCGATGGTGAGGTGCGCCGGTTGCTGGAACCGGATCCGCGTTATGGCGCGCGGGGCGATTTCGTGTGGCTCACACGGGAACGACCGCGCCGCTAA
- a CDS encoding MFS transporter — translation MTDSTQDASAPHASGSFTAPAGDADAHAKSLLPLNNLLQLLTNCAWYIGTPFIPLYLVSHGASVGVVGVVAGLSGIVPLAVALHVGGLVDERGPTVVFVGAVALFGLGAAMLAAFHGILEVTIAYTLLAAANIGLAVASQAVVANASTDATRIRNYGYYAVSYSAGAVVGPVIGGVLAARLGYTATFLAMALLMLPSLAVALMVRGARVSDHRSGSFWAVHTVVGTILSNRGVGAILFVSGIMNCAQALQSTFYPLYLLKVGLSATLIGFAIAAISLASMGVRMLLASAVAQVGQMGALVGAMVLSAVAFALTPFARQFWPLLGVSALMGASLGFTQPLSMSLLAESVAQQFWGAAFGFRQSVQRVAGILSPFAFGVASTARGVESAFYLGALVLLGAAGIMTKVSDGFGRRPEG, via the coding sequence ATGACCGATTCTACGCAAGACGCATCGGCACCCCACGCGAGCGGTTCGTTCACGGCGCCGGCCGGCGATGCGGACGCGCACGCTAAGTCCTTGCTCCCACTCAACAACCTACTGCAACTCTTGACGAACTGTGCCTGGTACATCGGCACGCCGTTCATTCCACTTTACCTCGTGTCGCATGGTGCGTCCGTGGGCGTGGTTGGGGTGGTCGCCGGCCTATCCGGGATTGTGCCGCTGGCCGTGGCGCTTCACGTGGGCGGTCTCGTCGATGAGCGCGGCCCCACCGTCGTCTTTGTGGGGGCCGTGGCGCTCTTCGGCCTCGGAGCCGCAATGCTCGCGGCATTTCACGGGATCCTCGAGGTCACCATCGCGTATACGCTGCTGGCCGCCGCCAACATTGGGCTTGCCGTCGCGTCGCAGGCCGTCGTCGCCAACGCGAGCACCGACGCGACCCGCATCAGAAATTACGGCTACTACGCGGTTTCTTACTCCGCCGGCGCTGTCGTTGGTCCCGTGATCGGAGGGGTTCTCGCCGCCCGGTTGGGCTATACGGCGACGTTTCTTGCGATGGCGCTGTTGATGTTGCCGTCGCTCGCTGTAGCCTTGATGGTGCGAGGTGCCCGAGTTTCAGATCATCGGAGCGGCTCCTTTTGGGCCGTCCATACGGTCGTGGGCACAATTTTGAGCAACCGTGGGGTCGGAGCGATTTTGTTCGTGTCCGGCATTATGAATTGCGCCCAGGCGCTGCAGAGTACTTTCTATCCCCTCTACCTCTTGAAAGTGGGGTTGTCGGCGACGTTGATAGGCTTTGCGATTGCCGCCATCAGCCTGGCGTCGATGGGCGTCCGCATGCTTCTGGCGAGCGCGGTGGCACAGGTCGGTCAGATGGGTGCTTTGGTCGGTGCGATGGTCCTCAGCGCTGTGGCGTTTGCCTTAACGCCGTTTGCCCGGCAGTTTTGGCCCCTCCTCGGCGTATCTGCTCTCATGGGTGCGAGCCTGGGATTTACCCAGCCGCTATCGATGAGCTTGCTCGCAGAGTCGGTGGCTCAACAGTTTTGGGGAGCCGCGTTTGGGTTTCGGCAGAGCGTACAGCGGGTGGCCGGCATTCTCAGCCCGTTTGCGTTCGGCGTTGCGAGCACGGCGCGGGGCGTTGAATCGGCATTCTATCTCGGCGCGCTGGTACTCCTCGGTGCTGCCGGCATCATGACAAAGGTATCCGACGGGTTCGGCCGCCGTCCCGAAGGATAG
- a CDS encoding HD domain-containing phosphohydrolase yields the protein MLTSPAPAESPVAAIARALLALTEADHAAIFFRSPAGVVTCPWTHNLSERYVAELVTPNGINPWIHILRHPELACMDLPKTRRRTDPAPWIVRDVLQLSSDHAALVRENFRSMCVWPLGRDGRVIAALAYYYDAPHECSEEEQKGMRAFAAQATAALGEGAAHAVGDAARGLGERADTHTPPAGRPARRIDEHQTLEAELPPRSHIGAAPADERAIPAESRTDVNEQSDRVAAAQQALATEAAGLAADRASLEADAERLAGEREKLAAAWQDVEAERARRESAGEQLAAARAEVANEETRLSESRSRLHEENVRLDTLRRDLEAREARLAGDRAALDAEAARVNAERRALETERARATQRQAQPEAADDASARDRRAARAEETQTPVPDVKAARTQPQEAGGATTYLDLVERAGAANAPDADKQIVAVARRLDAHNGHVANFSKLLADWAEALARALQCSDPEILSTRRAAFLHDIGKIDVPAATLKKAAGLTDDELTMLEREPAVAHQMLKDAEGLSDVATILRHRFERWDGAGHPDRLKGEAIPLGARVLSVVDAYGEMITGRPGVPKLYYRDAIAALQRESGARFDPKLAAAFCRIVAHG from the coding sequence ATGCTCACGAGCCCCGCACCGGCCGAATCCCCCGTCGCGGCAATCGCACGCGCCCTGCTTGCTTTGACCGAAGCGGACCACGCCGCGATTTTCTTCCGGTCACCGGCCGGCGTCGTGACCTGCCCATGGACGCATAACTTATCCGAGCGGTACGTCGCCGAACTCGTCACGCCAAACGGCATCAACCCCTGGATTCATATTCTCCGCCATCCAGAGCTCGCATGCATGGATCTGCCGAAAACGAGGCGGAGAACCGATCCCGCGCCGTGGATTGTGCGCGACGTGCTTCAACTGTCATCCGATCACGCCGCGCTCGTACGAGAGAACTTCCGGTCGATGTGCGTGTGGCCGCTTGGCCGGGACGGCCGGGTTATCGCCGCGCTTGCGTACTACTACGATGCGCCCCACGAGTGCTCGGAAGAGGAACAGAAGGGCATGCGTGCGTTCGCCGCACAGGCGACGGCGGCTCTCGGCGAGGGGGCCGCCCATGCCGTCGGCGACGCCGCGCGCGGACTCGGCGAACGCGCGGACACACATACCCCCCCTGCCGGCAGACCCGCGCGCCGCATTGACGAGCATCAGACGCTCGAGGCGGAACTACCGCCCCGGTCGCACATCGGCGCCGCCCCCGCGGACGAACGCGCGATTCCGGCCGAGAGCCGGACCGACGTCAACGAGCAGAGCGATCGCGTGGCCGCCGCGCAACAAGCCCTTGCAACCGAGGCAGCCGGGCTCGCCGCGGACCGCGCGTCGCTGGAGGCCGACGCAGAGCGGCTTGCGGGCGAACGTGAGAAGCTCGCGGCGGCGTGGCAGGACGTAGAGGCCGAGAGAGCGCGCCGCGAAAGCGCTGGGGAACAGCTCGCCGCCGCGCGGGCGGAAGTCGCAAACGAGGAGACACGACTCTCGGAAAGCCGAAGCCGGTTGCACGAAGAGAACGTTCGGCTCGACACGCTGCGACGAGACCTGGAGGCGCGGGAGGCCCGGCTCGCCGGAGACCGAGCCGCGCTGGACGCGGAGGCCGCCCGGGTCAACGCCGAGCGCCGGGCGCTGGAAACAGAGCGCGCGCGGGCCACGCAGAGGCAGGCACAGCCGGAAGCGGCGGACGACGCGTCCGCACGCGACCGCCGAGCCGCACGAGCAGAAGAAACGCAGACGCCGGTTCCGGACGTGAAGGCCGCGCGAACGCAGCCCCAGGAGGCCGGCGGCGCGACGACCTATCTCGATCTCGTGGAGCGGGCCGGGGCGGCGAATGCACCGGACGCAGACAAACAGATCGTCGCGGTGGCGCGGCGTCTGGATGCGCACAACGGCCATGTCGCGAACTTCAGCAAACTTCTGGCAGACTGGGCGGAAGCGCTCGCGCGTGCGCTTCAGTGCTCCGACCCCGAGATCCTATCCACGCGCCGCGCTGCATTTCTCCACGACATCGGCAAGATCGACGTGCCCGCGGCGACGCTGAAGAAGGCGGCGGGCCTGACGGATGATGAGCTGACCATGCTCGAAAGAGAGCCCGCCGTCGCCCATCAGATGCTCAAGGACGCCGAGGGATTGAGCGATGTCGCGACGATTCTCCGCCATCGATTTGAGCGCTGGGACGGCGCCGGACATCCAGACCGGCTCAAGGGAGAGGCGATCCCCCTCGGCGCGCGGGTCTTGTCCGTGGTGGACGCCTACGGCGAGATGATCACGGGCCGACCGGGCGTCCCGAAGCTGTACTATCGCGACGCGATCGCCGCGCTTCAGCGCGAATCCGGCGCCCGGTTCGATCCGAAGCTTGCGGCTGCGTTCTGCCGCATCGTCGCGCATGGATAA
- a CDS encoding ABC transporter substrate-binding protein — MPGPVRTIPAVSGVTARRRTLTRRGLLAGAAGLGLAAAGPPAPWTQIERASAAPTPRRGGTFRIPVNANITPWPPIGLIQNLMVNNAMFNKLVRLRPADWAPEADLAERWEVSKDGLTWTFHLKSGVRWHDGHPFTADDVKYTIDAYADPKINSQLRGNFEPVTGVEVVDPLTVRVATKTPYSSFLELLCYIAFIMPKHLLEGQEFNATKFPQAFLQHPVGTGPFKFGEHVTGDHFTVTVYDNYHEGRPYLDAIIYKVVRDLNSTVLQVKTGELDIAFPTVGQIPALAGTPTIAITEQPVMDFRYFGANYRTDKSPTLGRWWGARAVRQAFAHAINTKGIIQQVARGRAELANGPIPSALKGWYVKDAPTFDYDPERAKKMLYEAGFRAGADGILAKDGRKFVFTFNTDQGQPERIDTSLIVQQNLRDIGIDVRFQPLEFTEFVRREHVTEEYEAFCFYYIVPQTPDLHSYFQTNGSLNIWGYSNAEIDRLFLQGLVTFNAAKRREIYARLYRRLAEEQAANFLYHPHEIQAINKRVQGWPATDYRTALAFLNRVWLAG; from the coding sequence ATGCCCGGTCCCGTGCGCACGATCCCCGCGGTCTCCGGCGTCACCGCACGACGCCGCACCCTGACGCGACGCGGGCTGCTTGCCGGCGCCGCCGGCCTCGGGCTCGCGGCCGCCGGACCGCCGGCGCCGTGGACGCAGATCGAACGCGCGTCGGCCGCGCCCACCCCTCGACGCGGCGGTACGTTCCGGATACCCGTCAACGCCAACATCACGCCGTGGCCGCCCATCGGGCTGATCCAGAACCTGATGGTGAACAACGCCATGTTCAATAAGTTGGTGCGCCTCCGGCCGGCGGACTGGGCGCCGGAAGCCGATCTTGCCGAGCGCTGGGAAGTGTCCAAGGACGGCTTGACGTGGACGTTCCATCTCAAGAGCGGCGTCCGGTGGCACGACGGCCATCCGTTCACAGCGGACGACGTCAAGTACACGATCGACGCGTACGCGGATCCCAAGATCAACAGCCAGTTGCGCGGGAACTTCGAGCCCGTCACCGGCGTCGAGGTCGTGGACCCGCTGACGGTCCGGGTCGCCACGAAGACCCCGTACTCGTCGTTCCTGGAGCTCCTGTGCTACATCGCGTTCATCATGCCCAAGCACCTGCTGGAGGGGCAGGAGTTCAACGCCACCAAGTTCCCGCAGGCGTTCCTCCAGCATCCGGTCGGCACCGGGCCGTTCAAGTTCGGCGAGCACGTCACGGGCGACCACTTCACGGTCACCGTGTACGACAACTATCACGAGGGACGGCCGTATCTCGACGCGATCATCTACAAGGTCGTGCGCGACCTGAATTCCACGGTGCTGCAGGTCAAGACCGGCGAGCTCGACATCGCGTTCCCAACGGTCGGCCAGATTCCCGCGCTCGCGGGCACCCCCACCATCGCGATCACCGAGCAGCCGGTGATGGACTTCCGGTATTTCGGCGCCAACTACCGAACGGACAAGAGCCCGACGCTGGGACGGTGGTGGGGCGCACGCGCGGTCCGTCAGGCGTTCGCGCACGCGATCAACACGAAAGGAATCATCCAACAGGTCGCCCGGGGACGAGCGGAACTGGCAAACGGTCCGATTCCCAGCGCGCTGAAGGGTTGGTACGTGAAGGACGCGCCGACGTTCGACTACGATCCGGAGCGGGCCAAGAAAATGCTTTACGAGGCCGGCTTCAGGGCCGGCGCGGACGGCATCCTGGCCAAGGACGGCCGGAAATTCGTGTTCACGTTCAACACCGATCAGGGACAGCCCGAGCGCATCGACACCTCGCTGATCGTTCAGCAGAACCTCCGGGACATTGGGATCGACGTCCGGTTCCAGCCGCTCGAGTTCACCGAGTTCGTGCGCCGCGAGCACGTCACCGAGGAGTACGAGGCGTTCTGCTTCTACTACATCGTGCCGCAGACCCCGGACCTGCACTCATACTTCCAGACGAACGGCTCGCTTAACATCTGGGGGTACTCCAACGCGGAAATCGACCGGCTGTTCCTGCAGGGGCTCGTCACGTTCAACGCCGCGAAACGCCGCGAGATCTACGCGCGGCTGTACCGGCGGCTCGCGGAGGAACAGGCCGCCAACTTCCTCTACCACCCCCACGAGATTCAGGCGATCAACAAGCGGGTGCAGGGATGGCCGGCCACCGACTACCGGACGGCACTGGCGTTCCTCAACCGGGTGTGGCTCGCGGGATAA
- a CDS encoding aspartate/glutamate racemase family protein → MPHIVYLESVTGYGAAENTRRLEILRGYLRPGFTIELLNPTDGPKILERREDFEQAGRAALAAVTEIGPDRCAAIIAAGAVDPALADLRAAAKVPVIGPGEASLFLARIVASRLVILTVEPAVPAAHAMIKNVPARPNTVVVHTMKTTVRKILADLDAGRRFMREEAAAAVREHRADAIYLGSMTQGTLGIAEDLRTQLGLPVLDPLPISVYAAQEAASTLAH, encoded by the coding sequence ATGCCGCATATCGTGTACCTCGAGTCCGTGACCGGATACGGCGCTGCCGAGAACACCCGCCGGCTCGAGATCCTCCGCGGGTACCTGCGTCCCGGGTTCACGATCGAGCTCCTCAACCCGACCGACGGCCCCAAGATCCTCGAGCGGCGGGAGGACTTCGAGCAGGCCGGCCGGGCCGCCCTCGCGGCGGTCACGGAGATCGGGCCGGATCGCTGCGCGGCGATCATCGCCGCGGGCGCGGTGGATCCGGCGCTCGCCGATCTGCGCGCCGCCGCCAAGGTTCCTGTCATCGGCCCCGGGGAAGCCTCGTTGTTCCTCGCCCGCATCGTGGCATCGCGTCTTGTGATTCTCACGGTAGAACCCGCCGTGCCCGCGGCTCACGCGATGATCAAGAACGTGCCGGCGCGGCCGAACACCGTCGTCGTCCACACGATGAAGACGACGGTGCGCAAGATCCTGGCCGACCTCGACGCGGGACGCCGGTTCATGCGCGAGGAAGCGGCCGCCGCCGTGCGGGAGCACCGCGCAGACGCGATTTACCTCGGTTCGATGACGCAGGGCACGCTCGGTATCGCCGAAGACCTCCGGACGCAGCTCGGGCTTCCGGTCCTCGACCCTTTGCCCATTTCCGTCTACGCGGCGCAGGAGGCGGCCTCGACACTCGCCCACTGA
- a CDS encoding PIN domain-containing protein produces the protein MAALVDTNILVYRFDPRFPDRQKVATEILRRGIAEDSIRVPHQAIMEFVAAATRPLGRAAPLLSTHDALREAEEMVGQFTVLYPDEMLLRTALRGAVAYQLSWFDAHLWAYAEHFGLSELLSEDFQHDRLYGSVRTVNPFL, from the coding sequence GTGGCCGCGCTCGTTGATACGAACATCCTCGTCTATCGTTTCGACCCACGGTTCCCGGACCGCCAAAAGGTCGCAACTGAGATCCTGAGGCGAGGGATCGCGGAAGATTCCATCCGGGTTCCTCACCAGGCGATCATGGAATTTGTTGCGGCGGCGACCCGGCCGCTTGGACGCGCGGCACCACTTCTCTCGACACACGATGCGCTCCGAGAAGCCGAGGAAATGGTGGGACAGTTTACGGTACTGTACCCCGACGAGATGCTCTTGAGGACCGCGTTGCGGGGGGCCGTGGCGTACCAGCTGTCTTGGTTCGACGCGCATTTATGGGCGTATGCGGAGCACTTCGGCCTGTCGGAACTTCTGTCCGAAGACTTCCAGCATGACCGTCTCTACGGCAGCGTTCGGACAGTAAACCCGTTCTTGTGA